In the genome of Populus trichocarpa isolate Nisqually-1 chromosome 6, P.trichocarpa_v4.1, whole genome shotgun sequence, one region contains:
- the LOC18100166 gene encoding TSL-kinase interacting protein 1 isoform X2, protein MEPQVSLDSERHLHRNSSIQVGDPGVTSSTPDRVEPRQPEKRPTRQWAAWTHQEEESFFNALRQVGKNFEKITRHVQSKNKDQVRHYYYRLVRRMNKLLGPGLCLDAKNSKDTNAAMLRWWSLLAKYSCKASKLHLKPRRFKIFVEALENQLLKDRRKNVRKRSSQGENGSPTTPSIITNQNRASGHDTRTVKLVLVDSQNIQKLGGGKGSLKRNVNLGVIRNNNKGDSTAMKPARQRRKPAAYKKWEKAAIAGVSLVADAAEHLERTAPDKEFEHDQGQNGLDSVENVLPHLPASLLHYVESSAHNNMKLKLQLFPIDDGTRRALEMDKHNPHLELTLSTRKKISSVLEHLNRKWGNSTVASGELMLFPYVVNRENLVGYQRWTQDSLVSAADVYLSIGSPPVFRLRYGWFSNANFASMTLRAPSTYSCLTDGGNEKGKAMDSVSTTEPSTGDQFLEDPSRDCPTSMNSNHASTPHSAGVSNETNEFIAIGPINNLVKSFDPAANTSWHRTETDDRTSTQQLEDVDGLRLSNVNVLSAGEWADSLTDVSIGDLLSELPHEADFNCVEPPIVQSNQCLQQIPFSCDSFDAAIAAHISRHQSKVGFVSSVTSHTSSIWDGEETCDAFAFQRNHSLRKEVTTSAVASPQVGKQMDRTSSIASGAFLEELPDFVGPMDYPTGEDRMCLSDLQVVNNQAKNFNGLTDIYWPDSLGLLDLDIPSSKYHAEDLILSDSLGGLNHLIASSLDAFQNCSFFGLNKKDSTSTVEARETTSFSDFKIGSGI, encoded by the exons ATGGAGCCACAAGTCTCCTTGGACTCTGAGCGACATCTTCATCGAAACAGTTCAATTCAGGTCGGAGATCCTGGTGTAACATCATCTACTCCAGATCGTGTTGAGCCACGGCAGCCAG AGAAAAGACCAACACGGCAATGGGCTGCTTGGACACATCAAGAAGAGGAAAGTTTCTTCAATGCACTACGACAAGTTGGCAAG AACTTTGAGAAAATTACTCGCCATGTTCAAAGTAAAAACAAGGATCAG GTCAGGCATTATTACTATCGTCTTGTGAGGCGTATGAACAAATTGCTGGGCCCAGGATTGTGCCTAGATgcaaaaaactcaaaagatacAAACGCTGCAATGCTCCGATg GTGGTCATTATTGGCAAAGTATAGTTGCAAAGCTTCAAAGCTCCATCTAAAACCGCGAAGGTTTAAGATATTTGTAGAAGCACTG GAAAACCAACTCTTGAAAGATCGAAGGAAGAATGTTAGGAAACGGTCTTCACAAGGGGAAAATGGCTCTCCAACAACTCCTAGCATTATCACAAATCAGAATAGAGCATCTGGGCATGATACTCGAACTGTTaaacttgttcttgttgatagtcaaaacatacaaaaattaGGTGGTGGAAAGGGATCATTGAAGCGCAATGTTAATTTGGGGGTTATCCGTAACAACAATAAAGGAGACTCAACTGCAATGAAACCTGCAAGGCAAAGGCGGAAACCAG CGGCATACAAAAAATGGGAAAAGGCTGCAATTGCTGGGGTTTCTTTGGTTGCTGATGCTGCCGAGCATTTGGAACGGACAGCCCCTGATAAAGAGTTTGAACATGACCAAG GGCAAAATGGTCTTGATTCTGTTGAAAACGTTCTGCCCCATTTGCCTGCTTCTTTGCTTCATTATGTTGAAAGCAGTGCACACAATAATATGAAGCTTAAGCTCCAGTTGTTCCCAATTGATGATGGTACTCGTAGAGCCTTAGAAATG GATAAGCATAATCCACACCTGGAACTCACTCTTAGTACTCGGAAAAAGATATCATCAGTACTGGAACATCTAAATCGGAAATGGGGCAATTCTACTGTTGCATCTGGAGAGCTAATGCTTTTCCCTTACGTAGTTAATAGAGAAAACCTGGTGGGTTATCAGAGATGGACACAGGACTCACTTGTCAGTGCAGCCGATGTATACCTTTCAATTGGCAGCCCTCCAGTGTTTCGCTTGAG GTATGGCTGGTTTTCCAACGCCAACTTTGCTTCTATGACATTGCGAGCACCTTCAACGTATAGTTGCCTTACAGATGGAGGAAATGAGAAAGGGAAGGCTATGGATTCTGTATCCACAACTGAGCCATCAACTGGTGATCAGTTTCTTGAGGATCCCAGTAGGGATTGCCCGACTTCCATGAACAGTAATCATGCTTCTACACCTCATTCTGCAGGAGTGAGCAATGAGACAAATGAGTTTATTGCCATAGGACCCATAAATAATCTTGTCAAGTCCTTTGATCCTGCAGCAAACACATCCTGGCATAGAACAGAGACTGATGATAGGACTAGCACACAACAATTGGAAGATGTG GATGGCTTGCGATTGAGCAATGTAAATGTGCTGTCTGCTGGGGAGTGGGCTGATAGCCTTACTGATGTTAGCATTGGAGATCTACTATCAGAGTTGCCTCATGAAGCAGATTTTAACTGCGTTGAACCTCCTATTGTTCAAAGCAATCAATGCCTTCAGCAGATCCCATTCAGCTGTGATTCATTTGATGCGGCAATTGCTGCACATATCTCAAGGCATCAAAGCAAAGTGGGATTTGTTTCCTCAGTGACATCCCATACATCTTCAATCTGGGATGGTGAAGAAACATGTGATGCCTTTGCTTTTCAAAGGAATCATTCTCTCCGCAAGGAAGTTACTACATCTGCTGTTGCTTCTCCACAGGTTGGCAAACAGATGGACAGGACAAGCTCAATCGCATCCGGTGCCTTTCTTGAG GAGCTACCTGATTTTGTGGGTCCTATGGATTATCCTACTGGTGAAGACCGTATGTGTCTGTCTGATTTGCAAGTCGTGAACAACCAAGCAAAGAATTTCAATGGGCTAACAGATATCTATTGG CCTGACTCGTTAGGGCTATTAGATCTGGATATACCATCCTCCAAATACCATGCTGAAGATTTGATTTTAAGTGATAGCCTTGGTGGTTTGAACCATCTGATAGCCAGCAGCTTGGATGCATTTCAAAATTGCTCCTTTTTTGGGCTGAACAAGAAAGATTCGACTTCAACAGTTGAAGCTCGAGAAACAACCTCATTTTCAGATTTTAAAATCGGCAGCGGGATTTGA
- the LOC18100166 gene encoding TSL-kinase interacting protein 1 isoform X1 yields MEPQVSLDSERHLHRNSSIQVGDPGVTSSTPDRVEPRQPEKRPTRQWAAWTHQEEESFFNALRQVGKNFEKITRHVQSKNKDQVRHYYYRLVRRMNKLLGPGLCLDAKNSKDTNAAMLRWWSLLAKYSCKASKLHLKPRRFKIFVEALENQLLKDRRKNVRKRSSQGENGSPTTPSIITNQNRASGHDTRTVKLVLVDSQNIQKLGGGKGSLKRNVNLGVIRNNNKGDSTAMKPARQRRKPASSAAYKKWEKAAIAGVSLVADAAEHLERTAPDKEFEHDQGQNGLDSVENVLPHLPASLLHYVESSAHNNMKLKLQLFPIDDGTRRALEMDKHNPHLELTLSTRKKISSVLEHLNRKWGNSTVASGELMLFPYVVNRENLVGYQRWTQDSLVSAADVYLSIGSPPVFRLRYGWFSNANFASMTLRAPSTYSCLTDGGNEKGKAMDSVSTTEPSTGDQFLEDPSRDCPTSMNSNHASTPHSAGVSNETNEFIAIGPINNLVKSFDPAANTSWHRTETDDRTSTQQLEDVDGLRLSNVNVLSAGEWADSLTDVSIGDLLSELPHEADFNCVEPPIVQSNQCLQQIPFSCDSFDAAIAAHISRHQSKVGFVSSVTSHTSSIWDGEETCDAFAFQRNHSLRKEVTTSAVASPQVGKQMDRTSSIASGAFLEELPDFVGPMDYPTGEDRMCLSDLQVVNNQAKNFNGLTDIYWPDSLGLLDLDIPSSKYHAEDLILSDSLGGLNHLIASSLDAFQNCSFFGLNKKDSTSTVEARETTSFSDFKIGSGI; encoded by the exons ATGGAGCCACAAGTCTCCTTGGACTCTGAGCGACATCTTCATCGAAACAGTTCAATTCAGGTCGGAGATCCTGGTGTAACATCATCTACTCCAGATCGTGTTGAGCCACGGCAGCCAG AGAAAAGACCAACACGGCAATGGGCTGCTTGGACACATCAAGAAGAGGAAAGTTTCTTCAATGCACTACGACAAGTTGGCAAG AACTTTGAGAAAATTACTCGCCATGTTCAAAGTAAAAACAAGGATCAG GTCAGGCATTATTACTATCGTCTTGTGAGGCGTATGAACAAATTGCTGGGCCCAGGATTGTGCCTAGATgcaaaaaactcaaaagatacAAACGCTGCAATGCTCCGATg GTGGTCATTATTGGCAAAGTATAGTTGCAAAGCTTCAAAGCTCCATCTAAAACCGCGAAGGTTTAAGATATTTGTAGAAGCACTG GAAAACCAACTCTTGAAAGATCGAAGGAAGAATGTTAGGAAACGGTCTTCACAAGGGGAAAATGGCTCTCCAACAACTCCTAGCATTATCACAAATCAGAATAGAGCATCTGGGCATGATACTCGAACTGTTaaacttgttcttgttgatagtcaaaacatacaaaaattaGGTGGTGGAAAGGGATCATTGAAGCGCAATGTTAATTTGGGGGTTATCCGTAACAACAATAAAGGAGACTCAACTGCAATGAAACCTGCAAGGCAAAGGCGGAAACCAG CCTCATCAGCGGCATACAAAAAATGGGAAAAGGCTGCAATTGCTGGGGTTTCTTTGGTTGCTGATGCTGCCGAGCATTTGGAACGGACAGCCCCTGATAAAGAGTTTGAACATGACCAAG GGCAAAATGGTCTTGATTCTGTTGAAAACGTTCTGCCCCATTTGCCTGCTTCTTTGCTTCATTATGTTGAAAGCAGTGCACACAATAATATGAAGCTTAAGCTCCAGTTGTTCCCAATTGATGATGGTACTCGTAGAGCCTTAGAAATG GATAAGCATAATCCACACCTGGAACTCACTCTTAGTACTCGGAAAAAGATATCATCAGTACTGGAACATCTAAATCGGAAATGGGGCAATTCTACTGTTGCATCTGGAGAGCTAATGCTTTTCCCTTACGTAGTTAATAGAGAAAACCTGGTGGGTTATCAGAGATGGACACAGGACTCACTTGTCAGTGCAGCCGATGTATACCTTTCAATTGGCAGCCCTCCAGTGTTTCGCTTGAG GTATGGCTGGTTTTCCAACGCCAACTTTGCTTCTATGACATTGCGAGCACCTTCAACGTATAGTTGCCTTACAGATGGAGGAAATGAGAAAGGGAAGGCTATGGATTCTGTATCCACAACTGAGCCATCAACTGGTGATCAGTTTCTTGAGGATCCCAGTAGGGATTGCCCGACTTCCATGAACAGTAATCATGCTTCTACACCTCATTCTGCAGGAGTGAGCAATGAGACAAATGAGTTTATTGCCATAGGACCCATAAATAATCTTGTCAAGTCCTTTGATCCTGCAGCAAACACATCCTGGCATAGAACAGAGACTGATGATAGGACTAGCACACAACAATTGGAAGATGTG GATGGCTTGCGATTGAGCAATGTAAATGTGCTGTCTGCTGGGGAGTGGGCTGATAGCCTTACTGATGTTAGCATTGGAGATCTACTATCAGAGTTGCCTCATGAAGCAGATTTTAACTGCGTTGAACCTCCTATTGTTCAAAGCAATCAATGCCTTCAGCAGATCCCATTCAGCTGTGATTCATTTGATGCGGCAATTGCTGCACATATCTCAAGGCATCAAAGCAAAGTGGGATTTGTTTCCTCAGTGACATCCCATACATCTTCAATCTGGGATGGTGAAGAAACATGTGATGCCTTTGCTTTTCAAAGGAATCATTCTCTCCGCAAGGAAGTTACTACATCTGCTGTTGCTTCTCCACAGGTTGGCAAACAGATGGACAGGACAAGCTCAATCGCATCCGGTGCCTTTCTTGAG GAGCTACCTGATTTTGTGGGTCCTATGGATTATCCTACTGGTGAAGACCGTATGTGTCTGTCTGATTTGCAAGTCGTGAACAACCAAGCAAAGAATTTCAATGGGCTAACAGATATCTATTGG CCTGACTCGTTAGGGCTATTAGATCTGGATATACCATCCTCCAAATACCATGCTGAAGATTTGATTTTAAGTGATAGCCTTGGTGGTTTGAACCATCTGATAGCCAGCAGCTTGGATGCATTTCAAAATTGCTCCTTTTTTGGGCTGAACAAGAAAGATTCGACTTCAACAGTTGAAGCTCGAGAAACAACCTCATTTTCAGATTTTAAAATCGGCAGCGGGATTTGA